Below is a genomic region from Paraburkholderia sp. BL23I1N1.
CACGTGCTGCTTCGTCATACACGCTGGGGCTTGCATACGATCGCGTCAGGAGCGAATCCACTGGGCGCGAGCGAAGCGGGGATACAGGTCAGGCGTCTGAAGCTCGGCAACTTTATTCTTGCCGCGGTGCTAGCCGGCTTTACTGGAATCCTGGAGGGCTTTCGTATCACGTCGATCGATCCGCAAGCGGGCGGCAACCAGATCATGTTTCTTGCGGTTGCCGCAGCCGTGATCGGCGGCACGCCGCTCGCCGGTGGATCGGGCACGATCATCGGTGGACTGATCGGTGCGGCGGTGCTTGGCATTCTTAACGACGGCTTCACGCTGATCGGCATCAACGCCTTCACCTTCAACATGATTCTCGGCGCGGCGATCCTCGGGGCCATGATCTTCAACATCCACGTGGTTCGTCTCGCGCGCAAAGGGGAGTTGTGATGTCCGAGGTGCTGGAGGCGCTGCGCGGCGAAGATATAGTCAAGCGTTTCGGCGCGGTCACCGCGCTCGATGGCGTATCACTGACGCTGAGACAGGGTGAGATCCTTGGCATTCTCGGCGACAATGGCGCGGGCAAATCGACGTTGATCAAAATCCTGACCGGATTTCATCAGCAGACCAGCGGCAAGCTTTTTGTCGGTGGCGAGGAAACCATGCTTCGCTCAGTTGACCACGCCCGGTCACTCGGCATTGAATGCGTCTACCAGGATCTGGCGCTCGCCAATTCGCTGAGCATCTATCACAACATGTTCCTGAACCGGGAAATCATCCGTCGGGGGCCATTTCGCCTGTTGAACCATCGCGCAATGCGTGAGCGCGCCGCCGAGTGTCTTGAGGAAATCGGCGTACACGTGCCTTCAGTCGATCTGCCAGTCGAGCAACTTTCCGGCGGACAGCGGCAGGCCATCGCGGTCGCTCGCGCGGTCAATTCGAATTCAAGGATTCTGCTGCTTGACGAACCGCTCGCCGCGATGGGCGCCCGCGAGGCCGGACTGATCATCGACCTGATCCTTCGACTCAAGAATAAAGGGGGGCTGTCCATCGTCATGATCATGCACAACTACGCTCAGACGCTCGACATCGCGGATCGTGTGATGCTGATGCAGCGCGGACGTGTCACCTACCAGCGGGAAGCGGCCAGCACATCGGTCGAAGAGTTGATGGATATCGTGCGACGCGAATATCGGGCAATGCGCACAGCGGCAAACTGATGCCGCGCCGTTGCTTCAGCCCGGCAAACCAGGAATCTCAACGCCGAACGTTTGCAGGATCAGCACGACATTGAACGATAAGACGACGAATGCCGCCAGCGTGGCGAGCACAGCGACGAACGCGCGATTTTTGTATGGGCCCATCACGTCTTCGCGGCAAGTGAACCACAACAACGCCGCCATCGGCAGCGGCAACGCGAGGCTCAATACAACCTGACTGAGGACGAGAGCCTGGGTCGCGTTGACCCCAAGCGCAACCACGACGAAACTCGGCACCATCGTGACGGCCCGGCGCAACCAGAGCGGAATACGAAAGCCCACGAACCCCTGCATGATCATCTGACCCGCCATGGTGCCGACCACGGAACTCGATATGCCCGAAGCAATCAACGACAACAGGAAAATCCCGGCCGCCCCAATCCCCAATAGCGGCGCCAGCGTGTGATAGGCCGTTTCGATTTCCGCTACTTCAGGGTGCCCGTGATGGAATGCACCGGCGGCCATGATAACCATCGCCATATTGATGAGACCGGCAATGGTCAGTGCGATCACGACCTCGATATTCGAGAATTTCAGCAGCTTGGCCCGCTCGGGCTCCGTTCGCGCGGGTGCTCGCTGTTGCGTTAGCCCGGAGTGCAGGAAAAGCGCGTGCGGCATCACGGTTGCCCCCACAATACCGACGGCAATCGTCAGCGCATTCGCGTCGGGTAATTGGGGGGAAAACGTATGGGCGAGGACACTCGGCCACGCAATCGGCGTGATGAACAACTCGGCAAGATAGGACAACCCAATGATGCCGACGAGTGCGCCAATCGCCAGCTCAAGGGGACGAAAACCAGCGCTCTCGAACAACAGCAGGCCGTATGTCACTACCGCGGTGACCATCATGCCCGCGAGCAAGGGCATGTGAAACAGTAACGACAGTCCGATCGCTCCGCCGAGAAATTCGGCCAGATCGGTTGCCATCGCAGCGATTTCGCTGACACCCCACATGCCCAACAGAACGGGTTTCGAAAACCGTTCGCGACACAGCTCCGCGAGGTTCCGCCCGGTGACGATGCCGAGCTTCGCCGAGAGCGCCTGAAACAGCATCGCCACGAGGTTTGCCAACAGCACCACCCAGAGCAATGCGTAACCGTATTTGGCGCCTGCCTGAATATTCGTCGCAAAGTTGCCCGGGTCCATATAGGCAACAGAAACCACCACTGCCGGTCCGGCGAACGGCAGAAGCATCAGCGCGCCGCGGCGGCGGCCTTCCAATACCTCTCTTACCGCAAGCGTTGTGCGCTCGGTTCTCGTCGCCGGTTTGGCCGCCTTATGAACGCGATCGTCCAAGCTCTCGCTCCTTGCACATGAAAATGAAAGGCGTGCCCGATTGACCAGGCAGGCATCGCATTCACGGCATTGCACTGCTGATTGCCCCGAAGACGCCTCGCAACCACGGAGCGGTCGCGAGGCGTCTCTATCGGACATAGTAATCAATGTAGCGCAGAGTGCTCCAGGTCGTGCTCGACGCGTCGCAGGCCGCCGATTCCCACGTAACTGGCCGATCGTCATGCGTCAGTAGTACTCTTCGGTACGGGACGTGAAACAGGGGCAATACGGTCAGCCGACGATACAACCTGAGGAGCCGGGCCAATGGGAAGCATCAACGCAGTTGCGGCGGCGGCAGTCGCCTTCGTGGGTAGTCACTTTCTCCTGTCCCATCCGCTGCGCGGGCGTTTGGTCAGCGCCATCGGCGAAGCGGGGTTCCAGGGCATCTATTCGCTGGTGGCGTTCGTGACGCTCGGCTGGCTGATCTTTTCCTACGGAAAGGCGCCGCTGACGGCGCCACTATGGCCGGTAGGAGATGGGCTCTGGGCGGTGGCGACCGTCGTCATGCTGATTGCGTCAATCCTCCTGCTGGGCTCGCTGATCCGCAACCCGGCGCTCCCCACCGGCGGCCGTCCTGGCGCGTTCCCGGAAACGGCGCGCGGCGTGTACGCGGTGACGCGCCACCCGATGATGTGGTCGTTCGCGCTTTGGGGGCTGTGCCACATCGCGGTGTTTCCGGTGGCCAAGAGCATCATCGTCGCGACGGCTATCGTCATCCTCGCGCTCGTCGGCGCAGCCTTGCAGGATCGGAAGAAGGAGCGGCTCCAGCCCGATCTCTGGCCTGTATGGGAATCGAAGACGAGCTACCTGCCGTTCGCCGCGATCGCCGCCGGCCGCGCGCGGCTGGGTGGGTTCGGCTTACATGCCCTGTTGGGCGGCCTCGTCGTCTGGCTCGTCGCGACCTGGGCTCATATACCACTCACCGGTTGGGCCGCGGGCATCTGGCGCTGGCTGTAGCCGCGGCCCGGTTTTGTCACGCAGAGAGTTGAGGTGCAGCGGGGAAATCCACCGGTACGCGTGTCGGGACATTGATGGTGGTCATGGTGATGCTCCCTGGCAAGAAGACGAATAAAGCTGCGTGGAAAAATCCGTGCGTTATTGCGCCGTGTAAGCGCCGTCGACTGCGATGTTCTGCCCGGTGAGGTAGCGCGCCTTATCGCTCGCAAGGAACAGGATGGTCTGGGCGATCTCGTCCGGAGTCGCGGCGCGGCGCGCCGGTATCGTCGAGAGGAAAGCTGCTTTGCCTTCTTCGCTGCCGCCCGCAAAGCGGTCGAGCATTTCGGTGGCGACAGGACCCGGCGCCACGGCGTTGACGCGCACGCCCGCCGTAGCGCCTTCGAGCGCCGCGCTCTTCGTGAGGCCTTCGACCGCATGCTTGCTGGCGACATAGACCGACGCGCCCGCAATGCCGACCTGTCCCGCGATCGACGAAAGATTGATGATCGAACCCGCGCCCTGCGCCAGCATCACGCGCATCTCATGCTTGAGCGACAGCAGCGTGCCGAGCACGTTGACCGCGAACGTGTCTTCGTAGTTGGCCGCCGTCTGCTCGACGATCGGCGCCAGTTGACCTTCGGTCCCGGCGTTGTTGACCGCCACATCGATACGGCCGAAACGCTCCACGGTCTGCTCGACGACGCTGCGCACTTCGGCTTCGAAGCGCACATCGGCGCGCAGGAATTCGGCTTCGGCGCCAAGGGCGCGCAGTTCGGCGGCAAGCGCCTGGCCGGTCTCCTCGCGACGGCCGCTGACGACCACGCGGTTTCCTTCGCGAGCGAAGGCAAGAGCGGTAGCGCGGCCGATGCCGGTCAGCGCGCCAGTGATCAGAACGACGGGTGAGTTCATGTCCGTACTCCTTGAGTTGGGTTGCATCGAATCGCGTTTGCGATGACTGAACTTTGACTGATTCCAGATCAGCGATATAGACGGTGTATACTCCTATCACTCATTCCACACAGGAATATATCGAGCAAAATGGACAAGCTGCGGGCCATGAAGACTTTCGTGCGCGTGGTGGAAGCGGGCAGTTTTTCCGCGGTCGCGCACGAGACCGACACCACGCAAAGCGCAGTGAGCAAACAGGTCGCGGCGCTCGAGCGCGAGCTGGGCGCGCGGTTGCTGACGCGAACCACGCGTTCGCTTGCGCTGACAGAAGAAGGTGAACACTATTTCGACCAGGCGCGGCGCCTGGTCGCGGAGATCGCGGAGGCCGAAGCCACACTCCGGCGCGGGGAGCAGCAACTGACGGGCTGGCTGCGGATCGCCGCTTCGGTCGGCTTCGGCCGCCTCAAGCTCATGCCCATGGTTCAGTCTTTTCTGGCCGAGCATCCCGATGTGAAGATCGATCTACGCCTGAACGACGGTTTCGTCGATCTCGTGGAACAGGGGATCGACGTCGCGGTGCGGCTCGGCGATCTGCCGGACAGCAGCCTGATCGCGCGTCGCGTAGGAACGGCCCAACGCATGCTGATGGCCCATCGCGATTACCTCCGCTCGCGACTCAAAGGAGCCAGGGCGCCGCGCGTGCCCGACGACCTGGTCGAGCACAACTGTATCGTCTACACCGAACTGGCGATGCGCAACGCGTGGCGTTTTACGGCGGGGCCCGGCGCTTCGGATCCGGTGGGAACCACGCGCATTGTGCGGGTCGAAGGCAATCTGCAAACCAACAGCAGTGAGGTGATGCGAGCGTCGGTCCTCGCGGGCATGGGGATCGGCTATTCGCCGACCTGGCTGTTCGATCACGAACTGGCCAGTGGCGAAGTGCAGCGGATGTTGCCGGACTGGGAAACGATCCCCATCCCGATCCATCTGGTGAGCCCGCTAGAGCGCCGGCATTCGGCCAAGGTCAAAGCTTTCGCCGAACATGTCGGAAAGGCGATGGCGCGTAGCTGAATGCCGAATGTGCTTCTTGGCTTCTTAAGGCGGCGCCCTGAGTTGAAGGCTTAAAGTCCGGCTTTACAGATAGCTGCAGACGTAGTCGAGCGTGTCGATCACGTCGATATCGAAGCGGCTCTTGCCGGGCACCGAGAACGACTCGCCCGCACCATACGTCTTCCACTCGTCACTGCCTTCGAGGCGGATACGGCATTGGCCAGCCTGCACTTCCATGAGTTCCGGCGCGTCAGTGCCGAAGTTGAGCACGCCCGGCAAGATGACGCCAAGCGTCTTGCGCGTGCCGTCGGCAAAAAGAACCGTGTGCGAAACACACTTGCCGTCGAAATAGACGTTGGCGCGTTTGATAACGGAAACCTGATCGAATTGCGTTGCGGCCGTCATGGCGGTCTTCCTCTGGATCATCGTGAATGGATGTTGGCGCCGCGTGGCGGCAGCGGGCGGTGTGCGATCTGCGCGAGCTTTCGGTCTCGCGCCAGCCCGCAATCATACAGGCGGCCGGGGGTGCCAGTCATTGGCCCTCGTCCAATTGCGGCCCTGTCAGAGCACTACCGCAGTGTGATCCCGACGATTAGTCGACTGGGCACCAACGACCAGAATTGGGGCACACAGTGACCAATTCGCCGTTCAGCCGAACTTGCTCTGCATCCTCTGCGTCCGGTTGCAACGAGGCCGTAGGGGCGATGTCGAAAGCGACCTTAAGTGCGTTCCCAACATGGGCGTCTTCAATGGGAAGCTCCCAGGTCAGGAATATCTGGACGTAATCCTGGTCCGGCGTGAAGTCGGCCGCATCAAAACCGCTGCTGTGGCGCTGAATGACGCCATGAGGCTGGCAAGTATCGAATATCACCGCCGTGCCCCGGGTCAGGGGAATGCGAAGGTCCAAAGCGGGGAAATGCACGTCCAACCCCCTATCCTCACTCAGGAAAAGATTACAGAAGGCCGCACCGCCATATTGCGCACCATCATGGTGGTACCTCGCGCCGCGGCAGGCCATCAGGGCTACGTCGCTGGCGGCAAGCACCGCGGGCATTCCAAGCGCGGCCGTCCAATCGGACACCGCCTGCACGCAGCGCGAGTAGTCCGGCCAGCGCGCCCGCGCGCGCGCCAACGGCATTGCCTCGACGTCACCAGGCTCGAGAACCATGCGCGACGAGATCTCCCTTTCCCAATCGGCAAGCAGACGTGCAGGGGGCGCAGGCACGTCGACCGTGCCTGTGAGCACGATGTCGCTTACGCATCGGCTGCGGATGGCATCGCCACTCCAGAAATAGGAGGTCAGCATGTCTGGCACGCGATGCGGTTGAGAGGATTGATTCATCCGGACGATTGTAACGATTCGAAGGGATCGCTTCGGCGCAGATCGGTCAACTCCGGCCGTTCGTCTGGATGACCTGTATTCGCCGAAACTCGATCTGACAGGTCGTCGAGCGGATCGAGATATTCCCTTTCGCTCGTTTCCGATGGGAAAAATTCGTGGGGGGGGTTCCGCCAGCGATGCCTTCCTAACCCGTTCATCGCTATTCAGGCCACCCTCGGCCGAGCGGACAACCCGCCTCAAAGCGGCCATCGGTCCCCCACGGAAGCCTCTCAAGCCTCTGCCCGCTCACTCAAATGTTATGATCGGAAACACCTGACGCCTCGCCAGGGCGCGCATTCGAGCTACACGCTTATGGACACCCACCTCACCAAACCCGCCGACGCATCCACAACCGACCTCGGCCGGCGCGTGCGCGCCGCCCGCCAGGCGCAGGACCTGACGCTCGAAACCGCGAGCCGCCTCTGCGGCGTCTCCCGCTCTACGCTGTCCAAAGTCGAAAACGGCCTGATGTCCCCCACCTTCGACGTCCTGCAGAAAATCGTACTCGGCCTGAAGATCGAAATCGGCGAGCTTTTTGGCTCGACACCCAAAGTCAGCGCCAGCGGCCGCCGCGCGTTGACCCGCAAAAACGAAGGCCAGCGCCACGCCTACCGCGGCTATCAGATGGAGTTACTCGCCACGGATCTGGCGCACAAAGCGATGTTGCCGTTCCGCATCCGCATCTCGGCGCACACGCTGGACGCCTTCGATGACTGGGGCCGTCACGAAGGCGAAGAATTTCTGTACGTGATCAGCGGCAGCGTCTGCCTGTATTCCGAGTTGTACGCGCCGACGCATCTGAACGCCGGCGACAGCCTTTACTTCGACAGCCGCACCGGCCACGCCGCGGTTTCCACGAGCGAAGAAGACGCCGAAGTGTTGTGGATGGCGACCAGCGCCGACATCCCGCAGACATCGGCCGCAGTAGAACCGGCGAAGAAATAACCCAGCCGCTCAAGGCAAAGACGAAAGCCACCGCCGGTGCACACGCTAACGGCGCGCCGCCAACGCCCGCTGCGCCAGTTGCGCGATATGCATCGCGTGTTGCCCTGTCCCCTGCTCGATCTGCTCACGACAACTGAAGCCGTTGGTCAGCACAATCGTTTCCGCGTTTGCAGCGGTCGCAGCACGCACCGCGGGAAACAGGCTGTCTTCACCGATCTTCTCCGAAAGCGCGTAATGCTTGTCGTTAAAGCCGAACGATCCCGCCATCCCGCAGCATCCTGTATCGAGTAGTTTCCAATTCACGCCGAGCTTGTTCAACAGCGCGGTATCGCCTTGCATACCGAACAGCGCCTTCTGATGACAATGCCCATGCACGATCACGTTCGCGGCAAGCGTCGGCCACTCGAACGGCTGACGCGCGACGAAGTCGGAGAACAGAAAAGTTTGTGCCGAGAGCTGCTTCGCTAACGCATGACCGGGGAGCTGCTTCAGCAACTCGTCCTTGAATACCGACAAGCAACCCGGTTCGAGGCCGACCAACGGAACGCCGGCGGCGATATCGTCTCCGAGGCCATCAAGAATGGTGGTCAGCAACTCACGCGCCCGGTCGAGCAAACCGTAGTCATACAGCGGACGCCCGCAACACAATCGCTTCTTCGGCAGCACGACGTGCCAACCCATTTGCGTCAGCACATCGGCAGCGGCCTGCGCGATCTCGGGTGTGAAGTGATCGTTGAACGTATCGACCCACAAGATGACTTTCTTAACCTCACGACGTTGAACGTCACCCTCAGCCATAAGCGATCGCCGCGCAATCTGCCGGTAAGTCCGCGTGGCAAACTTCGGCAATTCCCGTGCTTGCGCCACCCCGGCGGCCCATTTTCCAACCGCCGCCAATCCCGGCGCGGACGTCATAAAATTCGTCAGACGCGGAAATCTTGCCGCCCACGGCGCCCATTCGCCGATTCGCCCCATGAACAGCGCCTGGCGCGGCCGGCGATTCGTCTCATAGTAATGCGAAAGAAATTCCGCCTTGTACGAAGCCATATCCGTATGCGTCGGACAATCGGATTTGCAGCCCTTGCACGCGAGGCAGGTATCGAGCGCCTCTTGCACTTCGCGGCTTTGCCAGCTGTCGGCGATCACGTCGCCTTGCAGCATTTCCCAGAACAGATGCGCGCGGCCACGCGTCGAGTATTTCTCTTCACGTGTCGCGCGATAGCTCGGGCACATCGTGCCGCCTTCGAGCGAACGGCACTTGCCCATGCCGATGCATCGTTCGATCTCGCGCTGAAAGCCGTCACCCTCCTGGCTCGCGAACGTGAGCTTCGTTTGCAGGGTCACCGGTTTGTACGCCGGACCCATGCGCAGATTTTCATCGGCGCGATACGCATGCACGACCTTGCCAGGATTCAATCGATTGGCCGAGTCCCAGATCGCCTTGA
It encodes:
- a CDS encoding helix-turn-helix domain-containing protein, with the translated sequence MDTHLTKPADASTTDLGRRVRAARQAQDLTLETASRLCGVSRSTLSKVENGLMSPTFDVLQKIVLGLKIEIGELFGSTPKVSASGRRALTRKNEGQRHAYRGYQMELLATDLAHKAMLPFRIRISAHTLDAFDDWGRHEGEEFLYVISGSVCLYSELYAPTHLNAGDSLYFDSRTGHAAVSTSEEDAEVLWMATSADIPQTSAAVEPAKK
- a CDS encoding pyrimidine/purine nucleoside phosphorylase, which encodes MTAATQFDQVSVIKRANVYFDGKCVSHTVLFADGTRKTLGVILPGVLNFGTDAPELMEVQAGQCRIRLEGSDEWKTYGAGESFSVPGKSRFDIDVIDTLDYVCSYL
- a CDS encoding LysR family transcriptional regulator, whose product is MDKLRAMKTFVRVVEAGSFSAVAHETDTTQSAVSKQVAALERELGARLLTRTTRSLALTEEGEHYFDQARRLVAEIAEAEATLRRGEQQLTGWLRIAASVGFGRLKLMPMVQSFLAEHPDVKIDLRLNDGFVDLVEQGIDVAVRLGDLPDSSLIARRVGTAQRMLMAHRDYLRSRLKGARAPRVPDDLVEHNCIVYTELAMRNAWRFTAGPGASDPVGTTRIVRVEGNLQTNSSEVMRASVLAGMGIGYSPTWLFDHELASGEVQRMLPDWETIPIPIHLVSPLERRHSAKVKAFAEHVGKAMARS
- a CDS encoding Nramp family divalent metal transporter translates to MDDRVHKAAKPATRTERTTLAVREVLEGRRRGALMLLPFAGPAVVVSVAYMDPGNFATNIQAGAKYGYALLWVVLLANLVAMLFQALSAKLGIVTGRNLAELCRERFSKPVLLGMWGVSEIAAMATDLAEFLGGAIGLSLLFHMPLLAGMMVTAVVTYGLLLFESAGFRPLELAIGALVGIIGLSYLAELFITPIAWPSVLAHTFSPQLPDANALTIAVGIVGATVMPHALFLHSGLTQQRAPARTEPERAKLLKFSNIEVVIALTIAGLINMAMVIMAAGAFHHGHPEVAEIETAYHTLAPLLGIGAAGIFLLSLIASGISSSVVGTMAGQMIMQGFVGFRIPLWLRRAVTMVPSFVVVALGVNATQALVLSQVVLSLALPLPMAALLWFTCREDVMGPYKNRAFVAVLATLAAFVVLSFNVVLILQTFGVEIPGLPG
- a CDS encoding ATP-binding cassette domain-containing protein, which codes for MSEVLEALRGEDIVKRFGAVTALDGVSLTLRQGEILGILGDNGAGKSTLIKILTGFHQQTSGKLFVGGEETMLRSVDHARSLGIECVYQDLALANSLSIYHNMFLNREIIRRGPFRLLNHRAMRERAAECLEEIGVHVPSVDLPVEQLSGGQRQAIAVARAVNSNSRILLLDEPLAAMGAREAGLIIDLILRLKNKGGLSIVMIMHNYAQTLDIADRVMLMQRGRVTYQREAASTSVEELMDIVRREYRAMRTAAN
- a CDS encoding NnrU family protein, producing MGSINAVAAAAVAFVGSHFLLSHPLRGRLVSAIGEAGFQGIYSLVAFVTLGWLIFSYGKAPLTAPLWPVGDGLWAVATVVMLIASILLLGSLIRNPALPTGGRPGAFPETARGVYAVTRHPMMWSFALWGLCHIAVFPVAKSIIVATAIVILALVGAALQDRKKERLQPDLWPVWESKTSYLPFAAIAAGRARLGGFGLHALLGGLVVWLVATWAHIPLTGWAAGIWRWL
- a CDS encoding SDR family NAD(P)-dependent oxidoreductase: MNSPVVLITGALTGIGRATALAFAREGNRVVVSGRREETGQALAAELRALGAEAEFLRADVRFEAEVRSVVEQTVERFGRIDVAVNNAGTEGQLAPIVEQTAANYEDTFAVNVLGTLLSLKHEMRVMLAQGAGSIINLSSIAGQVGIAGASVYVASKHAVEGLTKSAALEGATAGVRVNAVAPGPVATEMLDRFAGGSEEGKAAFLSTIPARRAATPDEIAQTILFLASDKARYLTGQNIAVDGAYTAQ